A window of the Pseudoalteromonas sp. A25 genome harbors these coding sequences:
- a CDS encoding methyl-accepting chemotaxis protein, whose product MKFKHKIVIVSSLVLFLALSVLSIKQYFSIKQNLELQVSQSVNEIIQGISNTVTAQMQGSIDLATLATSLVSETDSLQSAYPILSQPKLTEQFLLIGYGEESTGKYVASDPSWNPGPTWDPRKRPWYTDAKNAGKLIVTAPYADSVSKEIVVSVGTPVTKQGRFHGALFYDVSLAKLGDMINSFNLFDAGFAFMVSTDGTIISHPDVSLNGDKASKFLGDASFSQDLQYIELNNTEYLIDFQKVDGFDWLVGVALKKDKVFAAVTEVTQDSILFTTIFVIMSIVVLSFVINLLLKPLSDINNAMANIAKGNADLTVRLNTNSDPEFASLAENFNLFTARLQQLIADIQVLGHEILEDAKQTSSGANQSSNAISRQLESLTSLTAATEHMSETEQRVANSAQEAAEAIQNTDTAAVEGQKIVAQTTDTIAHLSEQISTAVDVVNDLEVSTSGIEQILSVINGIAEQTNLLALNAAIEAARAGESGRGFAVVADEVRTLAQRTQEATTEIKTMIDQLQAGAINAVQVMKQSQSVVEKTVGKADETSDSLQAIRTAIEHIVQLNLQIADMLNEQRQVVSEVNTNAMEIRNISDMVFNEAKTVDYTMKSQVEKIAEQESMLEQFKV is encoded by the coding sequence GTGAAGTTCAAACACAAAATTGTTATTGTATCCTCTTTAGTCTTGTTTCTTGCGCTCAGCGTTTTGTCTATTAAACAATACTTTTCCATCAAACAAAACTTAGAATTACAAGTTAGTCAGAGCGTTAACGAAATAATTCAAGGGATCAGCAACACGGTGACTGCACAAATGCAAGGCAGTATTGATTTAGCCACATTGGCCACGTCATTAGTATCCGAAACTGACTCTTTGCAAAGTGCCTACCCTATATTATCCCAACCAAAACTTACAGAGCAGTTCTTGTTGATTGGATATGGTGAAGAAAGTACAGGTAAATATGTTGCCAGTGACCCTTCGTGGAATCCCGGCCCCACTTGGGATCCACGCAAGCGCCCTTGGTATACTGATGCCAAAAATGCAGGGAAGTTAATTGTTACCGCTCCCTACGCCGACTCTGTAAGCAAAGAAATTGTTGTTTCAGTCGGTACCCCTGTCACCAAGCAGGGTCGCTTTCATGGGGCATTATTTTATGATGTGAGTTTGGCTAAGCTGGGTGATATGATCAATTCGTTCAATTTGTTTGATGCTGGCTTTGCTTTCATGGTAAGCACAGATGGCACCATTATCTCTCACCCAGATGTAAGTTTAAACGGCGACAAGGCAAGTAAATTTTTGGGCGATGCCTCATTCAGTCAAGACCTTCAGTATATCGAATTAAATAACACTGAATATCTTATCGATTTTCAAAAGGTTGATGGTTTTGATTGGCTAGTGGGTGTGGCACTTAAAAAAGATAAAGTGTTTGCAGCTGTGACAGAAGTGACGCAGGACTCTATTTTGTTCACAACGATATTTGTGATCATGAGTATCGTTGTACTTTCTTTTGTAATCAATCTATTGCTCAAGCCACTGTCGGACATTAACAACGCTATGGCTAATATTGCAAAAGGCAATGCCGATTTAACGGTTAGGCTAAATACAAACAGTGATCCAGAGTTTGCTTCTTTAGCTGAAAACTTTAATTTGTTTACTGCGCGTCTGCAGCAACTTATTGCTGACATTCAAGTGCTCGGTCACGAAATACTCGAAGATGCAAAACAGACTTCTTCTGGTGCCAATCAGTCAAGCAACGCCATTTCACGGCAATTAGAGTCACTCACGTCTCTTACTGCAGCAACAGAGCACATGTCAGAAACAGAACAACGAGTCGCCAACTCTGCACAAGAAGCAGCTGAAGCGATTCAAAATACCGATACCGCGGCTGTTGAAGGGCAAAAAATTGTTGCGCAAACAACGGATACTATTGCCCATTTGTCAGAGCAAATATCAACCGCAGTGGATGTTGTTAACGACTTAGAAGTCTCAACCAGTGGCATTGAACAAATACTGTCTGTTATCAATGGTATTGCAGAGCAAACCAATTTACTTGCGCTTAACGCCGCAATAGAAGCCGCACGTGCAGGTGAGTCTGGCCGAGGGTTTGCTGTTGTTGCTGATGAGGTACGGACGCTTGCCCAACGCACTCAAGAGGCAACAACCGAAATTAAAACTATGATTGATCAATTACAAGCTGGTGCAATAAATGCTGTACAAGTCATGAAGCAAAGCCAAAGTGTTGTTGAAAAAACGGTGGGCAAAGCCGACGAAACAAGTGATTCTCTGCAAGCAATACGCACAGCTATTGAACATATTGTGCAACTCAACTTACAAATTGCAGATATGCTCAACGAACAAAGGCAAGTTGTTAGTGAAGTAAATACCAACGCAATGGAGATCAGAAACATCTCCGATATGGTCTTCAATGAAGCGAAGACTGTAGACTACACAATGAAAAGCCAAGTAGAGAAAATTGCTGAGCAAGAGAGCATGCTGGAGCAATTTAAAGTTTAA